In the genome of Gemmatimonadaceae bacterium, one region contains:
- a CDS encoding Ig-like domain-containing protein, with product MAVALALASCVDNSALVDVPQTPGPSPVKWVLITPGAAQIAPGKDVALQVELQDGAGRDLSGQPVKWSSSDTTIAVVDTTGNVTARKVGTAHIIAASGQTSAYSVVSVSSAPPPPLFITLNPSTVSVPVEGAAQIFATVKDASGNVVTTAQVTWTSNNPSIASVSTSGEVTGGNPGSAVITATAGSGHSTSTVTVTPNSTAPPSSPPPPPPPPVTPPPSLASLYDDYSAVSPHWRHITTMMTDFYYGWTPSEHLWAGAHYDLAMSGDGTAWHAANPTVRQLPYALEWATEIDGSASGTATQFYLDMKQWYASHPQYNIEAGFLHVPNAPADSAHRLVIFRWGTHKWPINPADPGMRAYQIDRLTRLANGHDGVFLDVESSGDFMPQIANSQEYAVSASYQTAHTSLLAAIKQAFGSKMLMLNTSQYTTPLDLADAEAAGAVHLEKMNMPLSSNMYARWQWCETLLSHGVFVDFVSTLSSGEEASYSSTVPPGNSLTTTQRLKLWELASYYMVVPTTPNLMAIQLENMWNLPYSQIWTRAQEADIGHPTGSRTIVTRGTDPVGQGYTLYSRDFDRALILVRHQSGYGTQVYTDASAVTFPLPAGETWLPLHADGTVGSAVTSIKLRNSEAAILIKKSRVE from the coding sequence ATGGCCGTCGCCCTCGCGCTCGCGTCGTGCGTCGACAATTCGGCACTCGTCGACGTTCCGCAGACACCGGGACCGTCACCCGTCAAATGGGTGCTCATCACGCCCGGCGCTGCGCAGATCGCTCCCGGCAAGGACGTGGCGTTGCAAGTCGAGCTGCAGGACGGCGCCGGTCGAGACCTCTCGGGACAACCCGTGAAATGGTCCTCGTCCGACACGACGATCGCCGTCGTAGACACCACCGGCAACGTCACGGCGCGCAAGGTTGGGACGGCGCACATCATTGCGGCCTCGGGCCAAACGAGCGCCTATTCGGTCGTCTCGGTATCGTCTGCGCCGCCGCCGCCGCTCTTCATCACGCTGAATCCATCCACGGTGAGCGTCCCGGTGGAGGGAGCCGCGCAGATCTTTGCCACGGTAAAGGATGCGTCGGGCAACGTCGTCACCACGGCGCAGGTCACGTGGACGTCGAACAATCCGTCGATCGCGAGCGTCTCGACCTCGGGAGAAGTGACGGGCGGCAACCCCGGATCCGCGGTCATCACAGCCACCGCCGGCAGTGGTCACTCGACGTCGACCGTGACGGTGACGCCTAACTCGACGGCACCGCCGTCGTCACCCCCGCCGCCCCCGCCGCCCCCGGTGACGCCGCCGCCGTCGCTGGCCTCGTTGTACGACGACTACAGTGCCGTCTCGCCGCACTGGCGTCACATCACGACCATGATGACGGACTTTTACTATGGCTGGACACCCTCCGAGCACTTGTGGGCGGGCGCCCACTACGATCTCGCCATGTCTGGCGACGGCACCGCGTGGCATGCGGCGAACCCCACTGTGCGTCAGCTGCCGTACGCGCTCGAGTGGGCCACCGAGATCGACGGTAGCGCATCCGGCACGGCGACGCAGTTCTACCTCGACATGAAGCAGTGGTACGCGTCGCACCCGCAGTACAACATCGAAGCAGGCTTTCTGCATGTGCCTAACGCACCGGCGGACTCGGCGCACCGCCTGGTCATCTTCAGATGGGGAACCCACAAGTGGCCCATCAACCCGGCCGATCCCGGCATGCGCGCCTATCAGATCGATCGGCTTACCCGCCTCGCGAACGGCCACGACGGCGTCTTCCTCGATGTCGAGTCGTCAGGCGATTTCATGCCGCAGATCGCGAACTCGCAAGAGTACGCCGTGAGCGCAAGCTATCAAACCGCGCACACCTCGCTGCTTGCGGCGATCAAGCAGGCCTTCGGCTCGAAGATGTTGATGCTCAATACGTCGCAGTACACCACCCCGCTCGACCTCGCCGACGCCGAGGCAGCCGGCGCAGTGCACCTGGAAAAGATGAACATGCCGCTTTCCTCGAACATGTACGCGCGCTGGCAGTGGTGTGAGACTCTGCTGTCTCACGGCGTCTTCGTGGACTTCGTGAGCACCTTGTCGAGCGGCGAAGAAGCGAGCTACTCGAGCACCGTTCCGCCCGGGAACTCCCTCACCACCACGCAGCGACTCAAGCTGTGGGAGCTCGCGAGCTATTACATGGTCGTTCCGACAACGCCGAACCTGATGGCTATACAGCTCGAGAACATGTGGAACCTGCCGTACTCACAGATCTGGACGCGCGCGCAAGAAGCCGACATCGGTCATCCGACCGGATCGCGCACCATCGTGACGCGCGGGACGGACCCGGTCGGGCAGGGCTACACGCTCTACAGCCGCGACTTCGACCGCGCCTTGATCCTGGTCCGGCACCAATCCGGGTATGGCACGCAGGTGTACACCGATGCCAGTGCAGTCACGTTTCCGCTTCCTGCCGGCGAGACTTGGCTGCCGCTGCACGCCGATGGCACCGTCGGCTCCGCGGTGACGAGCATCAAGCTTCGCAACTCCGAGGCGGCGATTCTGATCAAGAAGAGCAGGGTCGAATAG
- a CDS encoding ATP-grasp domain-containing protein, with the protein MTARPAVLVTDGDQRAALAVVRSLGAAGYPVYVCAARPRSLAGASRYARAEALVTDPLEDAQRFAGDIRALVARWNIGALIPIGDAALLASLPDRGRLPNVLLPFADERVVRRIADKAAVLEAAASVGIAIPQQQPAADRDALLAMASGLEYPVVLKPSRSVAEHGGRRIKLLVRHAASPADVAAAAADLDPAAYPVLVQRRVVGPGIGIFLLVWNGETLAVFAHRRIREKPPAGGVSVYRESVAADPALAQRSRALLDAFGWWGVAMVEYKIDERTGTPYLMEINGRFWGSLQLAIDAGVDFPALLMDAALGKRPAPVTGYRTGVASRWFWGDVDHLVARLRRSRSALSLPPNAPGRWAAVRAFLTMKRGTDREEILRRDDPRPFFRETAQWFSSLR; encoded by the coding sequence GTGACGGCGCGGCCGGCCGTGCTGGTGACGGACGGTGATCAGCGCGCGGCCCTCGCCGTCGTCAGATCGTTAGGCGCTGCCGGCTATCCGGTGTACGTCTGTGCCGCGCGGCCGCGCTCGCTCGCCGGCGCGTCGCGCTACGCGCGAGCCGAGGCGCTCGTGACGGATCCGCTCGAGGATGCGCAGCGGTTCGCCGGCGACATTCGCGCGCTCGTGGCGCGGTGGAACATCGGCGCATTGATCCCGATCGGCGACGCCGCGCTCCTGGCGTCGCTGCCGGATCGGGGCCGCCTGCCTAACGTGCTGCTCCCGTTCGCCGATGAGCGCGTGGTGCGCCGGATCGCGGACAAGGCCGCCGTCCTCGAGGCTGCGGCCAGCGTCGGCATCGCGATTCCGCAGCAGCAACCGGCCGCGGACCGGGATGCGCTCCTCGCGATGGCATCAGGCCTCGAGTACCCGGTCGTGCTCAAACCGTCGCGGTCGGTTGCCGAACACGGCGGGCGCCGGATCAAGTTGCTCGTTCGTCACGCGGCGTCGCCGGCGGACGTGGCAGCCGCCGCGGCGGACCTGGATCCGGCCGCCTATCCGGTGCTCGTCCAGCGGCGCGTTGTCGGGCCGGGCATCGGAATTTTTCTGCTCGTCTGGAACGGCGAAACGCTCGCCGTGTTCGCGCACCGCCGCATTCGCGAGAAACCGCCGGCGGGCGGCGTGAGCGTGTATCGAGAGAGCGTAGCGGCCGACCCCGCGCTCGCGCAGCGGTCGCGCGCGCTGCTCGACGCGTTCGGATGGTGGGGCGTCGCGATGGTCGAGTACAAGATCGACGAGCGCACCGGCACGCCGTACCTCATGGAAATCAACGGCCGGTTCTGGGGATCATTGCAGCTCGCCATCGATGCCGGAGTCGATTTCCCGGCGCTGCTGATGGACGCAGCGTTAGGCAAGCGCCCGGCCCCGGTCACCGGGTACAGGACAGGCGTGGCCAGTCGTTGGTTCTGGGGCGACGTCGACCACCTCGTGGCGCGGCTGCGCCGCTCGCGCTCCGCGCTTTCGCTGCCCCCCAACGCGCCCGGCCGGTGGGCAGCCGTTCGCGCCTTTCTCACCATGAAACGCGGAACGGATCGGGAGGAAATTCTCCGCCGCGACGATCCGCGCCCCTTCTTCCGCGAGACCGCGCAATGGTTCAGCAGCCTGCGATGA
- a CDS encoding DegT/DnrJ/EryC1/StrS family aminotransferase has product MIRRQLPVSSPLAASSLAAAVWPALVRRTGRVLAAASLVRETFGTPQVALTDSGTSALVLALRIAVGARGLVAMPAYACVDLAAAARFARVRVHLYDLDPRTLGPDLDSVAAALGRGARAVVVAHLYGFPADVPAVRALAAPHGAAVIEDAAQAAGGTLHGRPLGTCGALSVLSFGRGKGTTGGHGGALLVHDAVHDAAFATELAALGKPGRGWSDLAAATAQWALGRPSLYGIPAAIPSLKLGETVYRPAHRPRSLSAAAAALVARAMRAAPAEVAARQRNAAALAIAADEGGDIEAIRTIPGAVSGMLRFPVTDTGARVERPELGVLRGYPRTLRQEPEAQRCLEPGPDLPGAEELRRTLFTLPTHSRVTRGDLEAMIDWLRVPMKVLAPVLSEAAASAGGPPWRRGRKA; this is encoded by the coding sequence GTGATCCGGCGTCAGTTGCCCGTGTCGTCACCGCTCGCGGCGTCCTCCCTCGCGGCGGCAGTGTGGCCGGCGCTGGTGCGCCGCACCGGTCGGGTGCTTGCCGCGGCGTCCCTGGTGCGCGAGACGTTCGGCACGCCGCAGGTGGCGCTCACGGACAGCGGAACCTCGGCGTTGGTGCTCGCGCTGCGCATCGCGGTCGGCGCGCGCGGGCTCGTCGCGATGCCGGCCTACGCCTGTGTCGACCTCGCCGCGGCGGCTCGGTTCGCCCGCGTGCGCGTGCACCTGTACGACCTCGATCCGCGCACGCTCGGCCCGGATCTCGACTCGGTCGCTGCTGCGTTAGGCCGCGGGGCGCGCGCGGTCGTCGTCGCCCACCTGTACGGCTTTCCGGCCGACGTCCCGGCGGTCCGGGCGCTCGCCGCGCCGCACGGCGCGGCGGTCATCGAAGACGCCGCGCAAGCAGCCGGCGGAACGCTGCACGGCCGTCCGTTAGGCACTTGCGGCGCGCTCTCGGTATTGAGCTTCGGCCGCGGCAAGGGCACCACGGGCGGCCACGGCGGCGCGCTGCTCGTCCACGACGCGGTGCACGACGCCGCCTTTGCGACCGAGCTCGCTGCGTTAGGCAAGCCCGGGCGCGGTTGGAGCGACCTCGCCGCCGCTACCGCCCAGTGGGCGCTCGGCCGCCCGTCGCTCTACGGCATCCCGGCGGCCATCCCGTCGCTCAAGCTAGGCGAGACGGTGTACCGGCCGGCGCATCGCCCCCGGTCGCTCTCCGCCGCCGCGGCGGCGCTCGTCGCCCGCGCCATGCGCGCCGCGCCGGCCGAAGTCGCGGCCCGACAACGCAACGCCGCTGCCCTCGCCATTGCCGCCGACGAAGGCGGTGACATCGAAGCGATCCGCACGATACCCGGCGCCGTCAGCGGGATGCTCCGATTCCCGGTCACCGACACCGGCGCGCGCGTCGAGCGCCCGGAGCTCGGCGTTCTGCGCGGATACCCGCGCACCCTGCGCCAGGAACCCGAAGCCCAGCGCTGCCTCGAGCCGGGCCCGGATCTCCCCGGCGCCGAGGAGCTTCGCCGCACCTTGTTCACGCTGCCCACGCACAGCCGCGTCACCCGCGGCGATCTCGAAGCCATGATCGACTGGCTGAGGGTGCCGATGAAGGTGCTCGCACCCGTGCTCAGCGAGGCCGCGGCAAGCGCGGGCGGTCCGCCCTGGCGGCGCGGACGAAAAGCGTGA
- a CDS encoding O-antigen ligase family protein encodes MAHPQTVPPYPPPIPPVAYAPAAVPWQEPPPDRLLKAIGWMLFAYIWRLQDVLPVLGKIQLPLLAAGLALVFFVTSRHRLRSVKLIRSRLLWLTVILYAIMLIGVPSSLWPARSLSFALKSQSENVVLMCLVAASVRSMRDIEWLAKINLYGALFFATIVNLFFSVGQDGRLGNLVYYDANDFALVMVVTIPFALYLMRAGNARRLRLLGLITLGFILLAIVKSGSRGGFIAFVATMTYILLRYKAIPRKVRMSIAVAGVGLIAVLGSDKYWTQISTIANPEGDYNWTDPVGRKAVWERGLGYVEHHPVFGVGLRAFPIAEGESDLARSLSAEGHGFKWSVAHNSFLETAAELGIPGLIVFVSFFVVSFRMLADVRPGRRYGPWVTTRELAVSQMLIGSFIGFIIASTFVSAEYFTYLYFLFGLVIGLDKLLRTRRDAMWAALSMARPVRLGAQPAAPTAPPAPFPLPAP; translated from the coding sequence ATGGCGCATCCGCAAACCGTTCCTCCATACCCTCCGCCGATTCCGCCGGTTGCATACGCTCCGGCTGCGGTGCCATGGCAGGAGCCGCCGCCGGATCGGCTGCTCAAGGCGATCGGGTGGATGCTGTTTGCATACATCTGGCGCCTCCAGGACGTCCTGCCGGTCCTCGGAAAGATCCAACTTCCGCTGCTGGCCGCGGGTCTGGCGCTGGTGTTTTTCGTCACGTCGCGCCACCGGCTGCGGAGCGTCAAGCTCATTCGCTCGCGGCTCTTGTGGCTCACGGTGATCCTGTACGCGATCATGCTCATCGGAGTGCCGAGCAGCTTGTGGCCGGCGCGAAGTTTGAGCTTTGCCCTGAAGAGCCAGTCCGAGAACGTGGTGCTCATGTGCCTCGTCGCGGCCAGCGTCCGGAGCATGCGCGACATCGAATGGTTGGCCAAGATCAACCTGTACGGCGCACTGTTCTTTGCGACCATCGTCAACCTGTTCTTCAGTGTTGGGCAGGACGGCCGGTTAGGCAATTTGGTGTACTACGACGCCAACGACTTCGCGCTCGTGATGGTGGTGACGATTCCATTCGCGCTCTACTTGATGCGCGCCGGAAATGCGCGGCGATTGCGGTTGCTGGGACTCATCACGCTCGGCTTCATTCTCCTCGCTATCGTGAAGAGCGGGTCGCGCGGCGGATTCATCGCGTTCGTGGCGACGATGACGTACATCTTGCTGCGGTACAAGGCGATTCCGCGGAAGGTGCGCATGTCGATCGCCGTGGCCGGCGTCGGGCTCATCGCCGTGCTCGGGTCCGACAAGTACTGGACGCAGATCAGCACGATTGCCAACCCCGAGGGCGACTACAACTGGACCGACCCGGTGGGACGCAAGGCGGTGTGGGAGCGGGGACTCGGCTACGTCGAGCACCATCCGGTGTTCGGCGTCGGCCTCAGAGCATTCCCGATCGCCGAAGGCGAATCGGATCTAGCCCGCTCGCTGTCCGCGGAAGGACACGGGTTCAAGTGGTCGGTCGCCCACAATTCGTTTCTCGAGACGGCCGCGGAGCTGGGCATCCCTGGCTTGATCGTGTTCGTGTCGTTCTTCGTCGTCTCGTTCCGGATGCTGGCGGACGTGCGTCCGGGGCGACGATACGGTCCATGGGTGACGACGCGCGAGCTGGCGGTCTCGCAGATGCTCATTGGATCGTTCATCGGCTTCATCATCGCCAGCACCTTTGTGTCGGCCGAATATTTCACGTACCTGTACTTTCTGTTCGGGTTGGTCATCGGCCTCGACAAGCTCCTGCGGACGCGCCGGGACGCCATGTGGGCCGCGCTGTCGATGGCGCGCCCCGTCCGGTTAGGCGCTCAGCCCGCCGCTCCAACTGCGCCTCCGGCACCGTTCCCCCTGCCGGCGCCCTGA
- a CDS encoding polysaccharide deacetylase family protein has protein sequence MRRGLKQLVEHGLVWSGAPRIALASHRADTLILAYHAIVPEGERAAGDASLHLAQSDFAAQLDVLAQRHDVVPLADALAEPAPRSRRPRAAITFDDAYAGAVRAGVAELERRGMPATIFVPPGLLGGRPFWWDVLGAGGVLDPGLRRRALTEWRGQGDVILHALGRRGDGSAGPAYARSATERELERAAAVPGITLGSHTWSHPNLAALDPAARDAELRDSLAWLRARYEGVLPVLTYPYGLQTEAVQRAAEAAGYEAALCIAGGWVADRRRPFAMPRMDVPAGVSRAGFRLRVSGVVS, from the coding sequence GTGCGCCGCGGGCTGAAGCAGTTGGTCGAACACGGGCTCGTGTGGAGTGGCGCGCCGCGCATCGCGCTGGCCTCGCACCGCGCGGACACACTCATCCTTGCCTATCACGCGATCGTGCCCGAGGGCGAACGAGCGGCGGGGGATGCGTCGCTGCACCTGGCGCAGTCGGACTTCGCGGCGCAGCTCGACGTGCTCGCCCAGCGCCACGACGTGGTGCCCCTCGCCGATGCGCTCGCCGAACCGGCGCCTCGTTCGCGGCGGCCGCGCGCGGCCATCACGTTCGACGACGCGTACGCGGGCGCGGTCCGGGCCGGCGTGGCCGAGCTCGAGCGCCGCGGCATGCCGGCCACGATTTTCGTGCCGCCCGGTTTGTTAGGCGGCCGCCCGTTCTGGTGGGACGTCCTCGGCGCCGGCGGTGTTCTCGACCCGGGTCTGCGCCGCCGCGCGCTCACCGAGTGGCGCGGCCAGGGCGACGTGATTTTGCACGCGTTAGGCAGGCGCGGCGATGGGTCGGCCGGCCCGGCGTACGCGCGCAGCGCCACGGAACGCGAGCTCGAGCGCGCGGCCGCCGTGCCTGGCATCACGCTCGGCTCCCACACGTGGAGCCACCCGAACCTCGCCGCGCTCGATCCGGCGGCCCGCGACGCCGAGTTGCGCGACTCGCTCGCCTGGTTGCGCGCGCGGTACGAAGGCGTGCTCCCGGTGCTCACGTATCCGTACGGACTGCAGACGGAAGCGGTACAGCGTGCCGCGGAAGCCGCGGGCTACGAGGCGGCCTTATGCATCGCCGGCGGCTGGGTGGCTGACCGCCGCCGGCCATTCGCGATGCCGCGCATGGATGTGCCCGCGGGCGTGTCGCGCGCCGGGTTCCGGCTGCGCGTGAGCGGAGTCGTGTCGTGA